Sequence from the Candoia aspera isolate rCanAsp1 chromosome 7, rCanAsp1.hap2, whole genome shotgun sequence genome:
GTACAGCATATTGCTACACAATTCAAGAATATAtattcattaaattatttcaaGATTAGTAAATTCATAATCCAGGAACAAATCTGCCCACCTCTTAACGATGACGATATTCTCGTTCTCTATCACGCTCTCTATCGCGGTCTCTATCGCGGTCACGATGCCTCTCACGTTCACGGCTTCTTTCCCGGTAATAATCATCATGGCGATCTCTGCTACGAGATTTATGGCGTCGGCTTTTCTCCCTTGACCTACTATGGTCTCTCTCCCTTGACCGTTCACGTCTTCTAAAAGAAATTACTTCCTTAATTCTCTCAAATCACTTACATATCTTGTAACAATAAAACTAAAGTTTGTTAAAGGCCTTGAATAAGGAGAACCTTGTCCCAGTACAGCTAAGTATGTTGAATGTGTTTTGCTAGCCCTACTTTTCTAAGTTATAAAAATGCTTTCTTATTTTAACTGCAAGGAATGACTCTCTTACTATGGAGGAGAAAAGGCAGAGTAGAATTTTGTAGTACTAATTAGGAATATGTAAATTGTTCTGGACACAAAAAGCTTGATGCATGAAAGAGTTGGTTCTGGATTGTCCATGCTTCTTTCAAAGTTTTGGTCCATCCACAGAATGAAACAAGGCTCTTTTGCTCCATGCATACAATAAAACAGGGATTTTTGCCAGCTGGTGGGCCAGCAGCAACAGCTGAGAGGTAGGAtggcaaatataaaatatatatttatagtaGTTAATATGGCTTGATACACTATTGAATAGAATTTGCATATGGCatgattaaaaatgaattttcaaattttatatgtattttcctAACCAAAAAGTGAATGCGTAAAGATAAAAAGGTGCCCAAGAACCTTTCCATTTATTACAGAAATCTTCTTGTCCTACTAAAATTTAAACTTTAGTCAAGATTTTTACACAAAAGGTTTACCTTGACCCAGAACCGTAAGACTTTGATTCAATTCCATGAAGACAATCTTGCAGAGAGCTAATAAGTACTTTGCAGCGATCATCTGCAGATACTTTGGACTGTTTAATTAATGAAATTGCAGTCACCAAGGTTTCTATAGCACTTCCATATTCCGCTGGAAAATAAAAAGTGGGTGAACAGATATATGTTTGTTTAATATAAAAAACCCTATCGTCAAAATAATTTCTAcgggaagtcctcacttaatgaccgtttgtTTAGTGGTTtcgacttacaacggtgctgaaaaaaatgacttacaactggtgctcatacttatgaccgtcagtgtccccacggtcatgtgatcacgatttgggcatttggcaactggttcgcatttttgaccattgcagcatcctgtggtcacatgattgccattttcaactttcctggccggcttctggcaagcaaaatcaatggggaactgcatgacaTTCTTAACGATCAAatggttcacttaacgattgcagtgatttgcttaatgactgccgcaaacagggttgtaaaattgggccgGATTTTAATGACCTTAATGACCGCTTTgactagcaaccaaaattctggtctcaactgtggtcattaagtgaggactacctgtactcttctTCCAAAATATATTAAACTAAGATTAAAATCATACAAATATCAGATAGGCTGATAAACCTGTTCTTGGCTCATATACCTTAGATTATAAACTAGAACCTAACATGAATGTGTAGGACTCAATCATAAGATTTAAGCccaccacttaaaaaaaaacacaaatactaGGGAAGAAGATTCCATTCTACAATTCCTCCTGACATTAATACTGTAGTCTCTGTATAAAAAGCATACCATCGTATGTGCCCCCTCCCCTTCAATCTGACATCATACAATACACAGATTTACTTATCCACAATTTGTACAAACTAAGCAACATTATTAGACATATTGTGCCACCTCTACTGTTCCCCAAAAAATCAAATCACTCAGTGGATTAAAGAGCTGATGTTACTTGCACTTTATGAATTATAGTTTACAGTTTACAGATGTAGATTACATATGAACAATTACAATGAAGTATGGCTATCCTTTTTTGAAACTGTTGAGTAAAAACATTTTCAACATGCAAGTATACACTTATGAAAAGCTGTTACCTATATTTATAATGCTAATTTTGTTGCTATTACAAGTAACTTCTACTTACAGCCATAAtagggactggaacttccatcgctaagcgaggcGGCCATTaaatcatgcccaattttacaaccttttttgcaatggttaagtgaatcaccacagttgttaagtgaatcatgtggttgttaagcaaatccagcttcccccactgactttgcttgttggaagctggctgggaaggtcacaaatggtgatcatgtgaccctggaacgccgcaaccatcgtaaatacatgctggttaccAAGCACCTGAAATCCTGATCACGTtatcacagggatgctgtgatggtcgtaactgcaaggacaggtcataaatcacttttttcagtgctgttgtaacttcgactggttgctaaatgaatggtcgtaagtcaagactacctgtatattgctttttcttttaattattgttttcttttgttctgttttattaaataaaagcaaaacatttaaaaatccaaaaagtatttcataattaaaagttaaaagaatCTATGAAGTCAATGACTGGTAAAGCtttaaaataaggtaaaaataatggggaaaaaattaaagtagCAGATACTGTACGTTAAATGCTTTCTGAAAGGATAGTTTCAGTCAGGGCTGAAAAACTAATAGAGGGGCCAAGCGTCAAGTCTGTGTCATAGAATTACACTCTTTTGGTGCTTCAGAAGAAAAGCCCCACTTCCTTGCCTTTGGAAGTTATATGTAAGAAAATAAAGCCACAAAAATTACCTCTCCAGATGAGTTTGATGTCCCAATTTTTATAGGAAGAAACAGTCCTTTAGATAAGCATAGCAGTAAGCAATAAATgactttaaaattataataacTTGACTAGAAAGCTTTattcctatatttatttttttccagtacaTCTCTCTCTGATTCACATGTAAATATAGGTTATGGAACAAGATAGTCACTAAATTAAATATACTGACCAGCGCTTGCATCTGATACAGCTCTTGAAATGGCACTGCTAGAGATAGCCCTATTTCTATTCATAATTTCTTCAAATTCTGCTTCACTTAAAGGTGTCCTTGCAGCATCTATTTCTCTGCAGACAGACACAAGTTCAACTTTTTTACTCCCGGAAACACaagtatttcaatatttttagtaTGGAATCATAAGCAAAACACataaaagaaagcattttatttataatgCAAAACTTGCAAGctagagaaaaaaaagtatactATCACAAAAGTAACTCCTCTAATTACAGTTGAAATTGTAATTAGTAATATTTATGCAGTGCTTTCCATCTTCAGAAAGCTTCAGATGCTTACAAAACTTCTGTCAATCATTGTATGATAATTCAGGTACAGAACTGAAGTTTGCCCCAATCAACAAGATATCAAACAAATATGGCCTCAACACATACACTAATTGTTTTTAAGAAACATAATGAGTAAATTGTGCCAAGCATTAATAGTATTCTATGTTCTGTAATGATACAGTACACTTAAGATAACCAAGGTGATATGCTGGCTGCACACTAGACTAATTacttaaattaattaaaactggAGATAGAAAATGTTAACTTACTCTGATAGTGCCCCTTTGAACTTTGTGACATCTGTCAATCTCTATCTTAAACAAGATCTGAAGACTGACAATATGAACAGAGCACACTTTTTCTTCCTACAGGCAACTCTGCTATACCCAAGATGTAGTAATTAATTCCCAAGATGTAATAATTAGTCTCCTCCTCCCCTCAGCTTGTCACAAATACTAATCAATATCATGTAATTTCACTGAGACACTTAGAAAGGAGATCATGCCTTAGGACGTGATGTTAGACTATATGTTCTTCATATTCCTTCCAGCACTGTAAATTATATGGCTTTAACTGCTTTTGAGAAATCTTTCTTGCAAATGTTAGTTCTTCTGgtagaaagaaaatgcagaataagCAATTCTATCCTCTTAAGAGCAAGAAGTGGATCAAGATCCTATAGCTGATTTAGCATAAGAGGAAATGTCTAAAAATTCATACCTCCCTGCGTTTTGAGTATTATTTTTCGTTTGTCTCCAATACAATGGCATATGTAATTGTTCTCTTATGGACATGTTATTTCCAGTGAAACGCCTATGATATATAATTGACAATTTAAATATAGTTATGGATTGTAGTTGAGATCATCATGAAAATATTGGTCATTATGTGCAGAGACTCTACTTCTGCTttcaccaccctcagccctcctttGCTTATTAAATTACTAtctctatataaaaataaaaatgtattattattggGTTCTTTGCATATTCTTTCAAGCAATTATGCATAATGCTTTAACTTCAGAGAAAtatgttttataacattttatattttaaaattttagatGTTAATTCCATGAATAAATTAATACTATTGGAATCAATGTTTCAGAAAAGGCTATGCTACTTATTTAACAAATCATCATGCCCACAAAGCCTCACTGATATACTCACAACATGCAAAGACTTTTATGTATCACAATCTAAAAAAATTTGAGAGGTGATATAACATTCACATAGTAGAAATAGcatcaaaggaaaaataaaaggaaataatataAGCCTAcagcatgttttaaaatgaagctAGAAAACAAAtaagtggattttaaaaactaAGTATGGACTGGTGAGGCAGTCATGTGAAGTCACCGTAGATATTCATATGGTGAACGCTGATAAGGGACTGTTCAAATACATTGCAATATGCCTGTGGTGCTCCTTTATTTTGTAATGTAAGGTTCCCCTATAAGCTGCCACCTGAAAAGGTTCTCTGACTCTATCAGAATTATTCTAGGTAATAGGTATTGCCAGAGAAAGTCCCTCAATGCAGGTAAACcagactgaaaagaaaaaccTGTCCAACTAAGACAATCCACAGAGGTTCTATTAGAGGCCTATTCAAATTCTGTCCACTTAGTAGACTGTCTAGCCGTCTAGCATTTTGGACCTAAAAGGAAAAAGTGCTTTAGCACTTATATAATATACTCATATAGCATTTGCTGATGACTCCTTAAAACAGCTACTTCTTTTTGCAGGACTGCATGGCTGCCCTCTGCAACTGCTCTGCAACACAGGCTCCAAAGCACTTTTGTCCCTTCAAATCCAGCATAACTATCACTTAAACCTCAAGAAAGCAGATATTGAATTGTATTATATGCTGTCATGCCACTGAGAGCACTGCATCTACCAGAATAATGAAATTTAACTTTCCAGAGCAGATTGGGAATGTGTGTAAGAGGCAGGAGAAAGCAAAAGCCATGTCTGTTATGCAAGTTTAAGTTTCCCTGCATAACACTGGATTAGCTGTGTTTGTGAGTGAAGGAATCATTAAAAGAAGAATATTACAAGTTAAATGCATATCTATAGAAGGCAAGGGAGACATAACATGGTATCTCTTTCATAATATATTCATAATATATTCTTTTAAAGGTTTACATACAATACATaaaggacaaaaacaaacaaGTATGTAaatgaaggaaagacaaaagactTAAGTACCATTTTTAATCCAACTGTGTGGTATAGTCCCTTGTGAGGTGGGTGTCACAACACCTCTGGGAAGCAAATACTGTGAGCTACATATAGTTGCTTTTGCAACTATGATCTTCCAATTTGTTTTAGCAGTGTTTCTCTGGTATGCTGTTTTAGAATGTgaaacatattttgtttttatatcccTTTCTAATGCAAAATGACAGATTAGTTCCCCACTGCAGAGAACTCTAAAGGTTATACGCATGCTGCAGCACATGAGGATTTCTTCATGCTCTTCTATGGAACAGAAGAACACTGGAAGCCCAGAAGTCATACAGATattcatgggggagggggggttaaaaataggaaaatactgttttaatgATTAGCCCAGATGTTGAATATTCCTTGATTGAAATGAGATAATACCATCTGAATGGGCATAAACTCTAGAATTCCCATAAGTTAATAAATATGCTATCAGTGCAAAAGAAATACGCACCTGCCTGGTGGCCCATAATCACCTCTGTCATATGGTGGAGGTCGGCCATATGGGTCTGAAGGTGGTGGACCACGACTGTCTGATGTAGGTATGCCACTGTTGGCTGGTGGGGGGAAGAAAGCTGGATTCACGTGTGGGGCAGGAGGTGGAGCACCTGGTGGTGGCCCAGGTAAGTGAGGAGGAGGAGCCAATGTAAGGGGTGGTCCTAAGGGACCAGGTGGACGAGGGGGAAAAGGACCTGGAGGTGGAGGAGGACCTTGCTGTGGGGGTGGAGGACCTGGTGGAGGACCATAGCCTGGAACTGGAGGTGGAGGACCAGGTGGAAGTGGACCCAATGGAGGTTGGCCAAAGGGTTGTCCTGGAAACAGAACTGGCGGAGGGGGACGGTCACCACGATTAGGAGGACCAGTTAGTGGAGGAGGCAGAACCTGGCCAGGTGGAGGAGGACCCGGCGGACCTGGTGGGCCAGGAGGACCTAGAGGTGGACGTGGAGGAGTTTGTCCAgctaaagagggagggaaaaaatgtCTATTATTAATATTCTACTGCCCATGTTTTCTCCAAATATATACAAACATTTGCAATAATTATGCTGTctcatgtacagtatttataatgtatatattaaaaaatccaaataGCTGTCAAATTCTAGTTCTGCCCTTTCTAGGGAAAAGGAAGGATTaagattgaaataaaaataacagtaatattaatgCCATTTAATTTGTTATTTGTATCCCACAAAAGAGTTATTCAAAGCAGCCTTCTTCCTATGTCTCTTTTATTTATAAGGCTCTCAAGAATAGGCGCAAAAGGGAAGTTAAGTACCAACAGTAGAATACAGAATAAGCATACTGTCcaagtaaaatacaaatgaaaattatCAAACTAATACACAAGAAGCCTTATAAATTATAGCTACTATCccatactgcccagagtcactgggaatcaggtggcatatattattaatatattgtttttgttgctgttgttttattttaaaaaaacaatttaggAAAGCTTCTAACAGCTTAGGCAGCTTTAAAAGAAGTTTCATTCTATTCTAAATTGACTATGGCctcaaaagaaaaagcagattttcTGTACTTCAATAGAAGAGAGATAATCAGTTCACAGTACAGcaacaaaacataaaatactTCACATTTCTTCTCCTATTTACTGCAAAGCTAAGTTATACTAtaaccaagcttttatgcaataTCAGTATTTCATTCTGAAATACTCCTAAATTCCAGGAACAAACTAAAAAGCCTCAAGGCTCCTCCATCTGCAAGATAACAAAACTAAGCAAAATATACAATAGTGGGAAACACTTTACCTGGAAAAGGTGGAGGGGGCCCTCCGGGTCCAGCTGGTCCCGGAAATCTGTCCCCTCCAGGAAGGGCACCTGGAAAACG
This genomic interval carries:
- the CPSF6 gene encoding cleavage and polyadenylation specificity factor subunit 6 isoform X1 gives rise to the protein MADGVDHIDIYADVGEEFNQEAEYGGHDQIDLYDDVISPSANNGDAPEDRDYMDSLPPSVGDDVGKGSAPNVVYTYTGKRIALYIGNLTWWTTDEDLTEAVHSLGVNDILEIKFFENRANGQSKGFALVGVGSEASSKKLMDLLPKRELHGQNPVVTPCNKQFLSQFELQSRKTTQSGQMSGEGKAGPPGGGSRATFPPSNRGRGRFPGALPGGDRFPGPAGPGGPPPPFPAGQTPPRPPLGPPGPPGPPGPPPPGQVLPPPLTGPPNRGDRPPPPVLFPGQPFGQPPLGPLPPGPPPPVPGYGPPPGPPPPQQGPPPPPGPFPPRPPGPLGPPLTLAPPPHLPGPPPGAPPPAPHVNPAFFPPPANSGIPTSDSRGPPPSDPYGRPPPYDRGDYGPPGRRFTGNNMSIREQLHMPLYWRQTKNNTQNAGREIDAARTPLSEAEFEEIMNRNRAISSSAISRAVSDASAAEYGSAIETLVTAISLIKQSKVSADDRCKVLISSLQDCLHGIESKSYGSGSRRRERSRERDHSRSREKSRRHKSRSRDRHDDYYRERSRERERHRDRDRDRDRERDREREYRHR
- the CPSF6 gene encoding cleavage and polyadenylation specificity factor subunit 6 isoform X4, which gives rise to MADGVDHIDIYADVGEEFNQEAEYGGHDQIDLYDDVISPSANNGDAPEDRDYMDSLPPSVGDDVGKGSAPNVVYTYTGKRIALYIGNLTWWTTDEDLTEAVHSLGVNDILEIKFFENRANGQSKGFALVGVGSEASSKKLMDLLPKRELHGQNPVVTPCNKQFLSQFELQSRKTTQSGQMSGEGKAGPPGGGSRATFPPSNRGRGRFPGALPGGDRFPGPAGPGGPPPPFPAGQTPPRPPLGPPGPPGPPGPPPPGQVLPPPLTGPPNRGDRPPPPVLFPGQPFGQPPLGPLPPGPPPPVPGYGPPPGPPPPQQGPPPPPGPFPPRPPGPLGPPLTLAPPPHLPGPPPGAPPPAPHVNPAFFPPPANSGIPTSDSRGPPPSDPYGRPPPYDRGDYGPPGREIDAARTPLSEAEFEEIMNRNRAISSSAISRAVSDASAAEYGSAIETLVTAISLIKQSKVSADDRCKVLISSLQDCLHGIESKSYGSGSRRERSRERDHSRSREKSRRHKSRSRDRHDDYYRERSRERERHRDRDRDRDRERDREREYRHR
- the CPSF6 gene encoding cleavage and polyadenylation specificity factor subunit 6 isoform X2 is translated as MADGVDHIDIYADVGEEFNQEAEYGGHDQIDLYDDVISPSANNGDAPEDRDYMDSLPPSVGDDVGKGSAPNVVYTYTGKRIALYIGNLTWWTTDEDLTEAVHSLGVNDILEIKFFENRANGQSKGFALVGVGSEASSKKLMDLLPKRELHGQNPVVTPCNKQFLSQFELQSRKTTQSGQMSGEGKAGPPGGGSRATFPPSNRGRGRFPGALPGGDRFPGPAGPGGPPPPFPAGQTPPRPPLGPPGPPGPPGPPPPGQVLPPPLTGPPNRGDRPPPPVLFPGQPFGQPPLGPLPPGPPPPVPGYGPPPGPPPPQQGPPPPPGPFPPRPPGPLGPPLTLAPPPHLPGPPPGAPPPAPHVNPAFFPPPANSGIPTSDSRGPPPSDPYGRPPPYDRGDYGPPGRRFTGNNMSIREQLHMPLYWRQTKNNTQNAGREIDAARTPLSEAEFEEIMNRNRAISSSAISRAVSDASAAEYGSAIETLVTAISLIKQSKVSADDRCKVLISSLQDCLHGIESKSYGSGSRRERSRERDHSRSREKSRRHKSRSRDRHDDYYRERSRERERHRDRDRDRDRERDREREYRHR
- the CPSF6 gene encoding cleavage and polyadenylation specificity factor subunit 6 isoform X3, translated to MADGVDHIDIYADVGEEFNQEAEYGGHDQIDLYDDVISPSANNGDAPEDRDYMDSLPPSVGDDVGKGSAPNVVYTYTGKRIALYIGNLTWWTTDEDLTEAVHSLGVNDILEIKFFENRANGQSKGFALVGVGSEASSKKLMDLLPKRELHGQNPVVTPCNKQFLSQFELQSRKTTQSGQMSGEGKAGPPGGGSRATFPPSNRGRGRFPGALPGGDRFPGPAGPGGPPPPFPAGQTPPRPPLGPPGPPGPPGPPPPGQVLPPPLTGPPNRGDRPPPPVLFPGQPFGQPPLGPLPPGPPPPVPGYGPPPGPPPPQQGPPPPPGPFPPRPPGPLGPPLTLAPPPHLPGPPPGAPPPAPHVNPAFFPPPANSGIPTSDSRGPPPSDPYGRPPPYDRGDYGPPGREIDAARTPLSEAEFEEIMNRNRAISSSAISRAVSDASAAEYGSAIETLVTAISLIKQSKVSADDRCKVLISSLQDCLHGIESKSYGSGSRRRERSRERDHSRSREKSRRHKSRSRDRHDDYYRERSRERERHRDRDRDRDRERDREREYRHR